One region of Primulina tabacum isolate GXHZ01 chromosome 1, ASM2559414v2, whole genome shotgun sequence genomic DNA includes:
- the LOC142538393 gene encoding heat shock cognate 70 kDa protein-like, whose protein sequence is MAANDERPAIGIDLGTTYSCVAVWRSRDDRVEIIPNDQGNRTTPSYVSFTETERLVGDAAKNLAAMNPVNTVFDAKRLMGRTFSDPLVQNDMKHWPFKVISGPMDKPVIVVAYKGEEKQFSVEEISAMVLARMKECAEAYLGSTVIDAVITVPAYFNDSQRQATKDAGIISGLNVMRVIVEPTAAALAYGLEKKGKISGEKNVLIFDLGGGTLDVSLLNIEKGLFNVKAIAGDTHLGGEDFDSEMVSHFVLEFNRKHKKDISNSPRALRRLRTACEKAKRILSSTAQTTIGLECLYDGIDFDWKITRAKFEELNMDKFQRCMDQVEKCLRDAGMTKSKVHDVVLVGGSTRIPKVQELLQDFFDGKELCRSIHPDEAVAYGAAVQAAILSGETNEKIQGIVLCDVTPLSLGVSIRDGDMSVVVPRNTTVPTKMEEEFSTFIENQTDVIFQVYQGENPRTDDNILLGEFWLSDIPLAPKGVPRFDVTFDIDANGILNVSAVDKTTGNNSSVTITNVKGRLSKDEIEKMIRNAENYRDEDRKLKKKIEARNSLEDYVYKMKGTAKNLVLKSAIEDAIQWLDINQSAEEYEFVDKKNELLRIFK, encoded by the exons ATGGCTGCCAATGATGAAAGGCCGGCGATTGGTATCGATTTGGGAACGACATATTCATGTGTAGCCGTGTGGCGCAGTCGAGATGATCGCGTAGAGATCATACCGAATGATCAGGGCAACCGGACCACCCCATCTTATGTATCTTTCACCGAAACCGAACGCCTCGTTGGCGACGCAGCTAAGAATCTTGCAGCAATGAACCCAGTCAACACTGTTTTTG ATGCTAAAAGATTGATGGGCAGGACATTTAGTGATCCTTTGGTTCAGAATGATATGAAGCACTGGCCATTTAAAGTTATTTCTGGCCCTATGGATAAGCCTGTGATTGTGGTCGCGTACAAAGGTGAAGAGAAACAGTTTTCTGTTGAAGAGATTTCTGCAATGGTTCTTGCCAGGATGAAAGAATGTGCCGAAGCGTATCTTGGATCGACAGTGATTGATGCAGTTATCACTGTGCCTGCATACTTCAATGATTCCCAAAGGCAAGCAACAAAGGATGCCGGAATAATATCCGGGCTCAATGTCATGCGTGTCATTGTCGAACCCACCGCTGCTGCCCTTGCTTATGGTCTTGAGAAAAAAGGTAAGATCTCAGGTGAGAAGAACGTACTTATTTTTGACCTTGGTGGTGGTACATTGGATGTGTCGCTCCTCAATATCGAAAAGGGCCTTTTTAATGTGAAAGCCATAGCTGGTGATACTCACCTTGGAGGAGAAGATTTTGACAGCGAAATGGTAAGCCATTTTGTTTTAGAGTTCAACAGAAAGCACAAGAAGGATATAAGTAACAGCCCCAGAGCATTAAGGAGGTTGAGGACAGCTTGTGAGAAAGCGAAAAGAATTCTATCATCCACGGCGCAAACAACTATTGGACTTGAATGTTTGTACGATGGAATTGATTTTGATTGGAAAATTACGCGTGCAAAATTCGAGGAGCTCAACATGGATAAGTTCCAGCGATGCATGGATCAAGTGGAGAAGTGTTTGAGGGATGCTGGTATGACAAAGAGCAAGGTCCACGACGTAGTTCTCGTCGGTGGATCGACTAGAATCCCTAAGGTGCAAGAATTGCTTCAAGATTTCTTTGATGGAAAGGAGTTGTGTAGGAGCATTCATCCCGATGAGGCCGTAGCATATGGTGCTGCAGTCCAAGCTGCAATTTTGAGTGGTGAGACAAACGAGAAGATTCAAGGCATAGTGCTGTGCGACGTCACTCCTCTCTCTCTTGGTGTAAGTATACGAGATGGCGACATGTCTGTCGTCGTCCCCCGGAACACCACCGTTCCTACTAAGATGGAGGAGGAGTTCAGTACGTTTATAGAGAACCAAACTGATGTGATATTCCAGGTGTATCAAGGAGAAAATCCCCGAACTGATGACAACATTTTGTTGGGTGAATTCTGGCTGTCGGACATCCCTCTTGCTCCAAAGGGGGTTCCTCGATTCGATGTCACATTTGATATTGATGCAAATGGTATCTTAAATGTTTCGGCGGTGGATAAAACAACTGGTAACAATAGCAGCGTCACGATCACAAATGTCAAAGGCAGATTGTCAAAGGATGAGATTGAGAAAATGATTCGGAACGCCGAAAACTACAGGGATGAAGATAGGAAGCTTAAAAAGAAAATCGAGGCTAGAAATTCATTGGAAGATTATGTTTATAAAATGAAAGGTACGGCTAAAAACTTAGTGTTAAAGTCCGCAATCGAAGACGCCATCCAGTGGCTGGACATCAACCAATCCGCCGAAGAGTACGAGTTCGTGGATAAAAAGAATGAGCTACTGAGAATTTTCAAATAA